The following is a genomic window from Candidatus Atribacteria bacterium ADurb.Bin276.
TTCCTCCTTCATTACGAGTAACCGCCTGGTCGAGTGAACATGAAATTATGGCTTTAGAGCATAATATCTTCCCAGTATTTGGTGTTCAATTTCATCCAGAGTCAATTCTCACTCCATTCGGAAAATTGATATTAAGTAATTTTTTGGAGATAAAATATGCTGAATCCTGAAACTCCAAAGATCCTCAATTATTTA
Proteins encoded in this region:
- the pabA_2 gene encoding Aminodeoxychorismate/anthranilate synthase component 2; protein product: MIHLTSSRLFQGIPEEIEVGRYHSLIVQTESIPPSLRVTAWSSEHEIMALEHNIFPVFGVQFHPESILTPFGKLILSNFLEIKYAES